CGGATTCCATGGGTGTGGCTTTATTGCTGAACACCCGTTTTAATCCTGGCGGTGCTACTAAAACACTGGCGATACTCGATGATATTGACAAAGATACCCTGGACATTGAAGCCTGTCTCCGGAAGGAATTAAACGTACCTGCGTACCCGTTTCAGAACAGGTGGATTACGAAGAACACCGGTCTCTTAGGTGGCCAGGCAAAGCTGAAGAAAGATGAGAAACTGGAAGACTCGCTGAAGACGCACCCGGACTGTAAGGCACGTATTGCCCTGCTGGAGCCGATGATCGCGAATGCGGGTGGCCGGCAGGACTTCCTGGTGAATAAGGAAGTGTTTGACAGCCTGCGGAAAACGTTCAAATACGAGATTGTTGAATATGCTTTTGCAGTAGACAACTATACCTATAGCTTGCATTATACACTGATGCTTATGCAGCAATATCCTAAAGATCCCTATCTCGTAACCCAGATCGGCCGGATCATGAACGCATGCTATACTGCACAGAAAACCCATACCCTGGGAAAATTTATAGATCTACCCGCCCCTTACCAGCCGGCTAATTATAATGTACTGTTACAGTTTATCCAGAACCTTTACCTGGAGGACTTTGCAGGCATCAGTTACAATTATCTGAAAGCACATGCGACCCAACTAAACAGTTATCCCGGCTTTCAGCATGAATTGAATTTAAGTACTAAATATAATTTACAGTAAAAAATAATCTTTACAAAAGATGATTAGAAGACTACTCACACTTGCATTATTTGTAGGCGCGTCCGCTACAAATGTGAAAGCCCAATCCAAGCTGACTGTGGACAAAGTTTACTCCGCTTACCTGCAAAATAGTGGTACCATTATTCAACAGGGACAAATCAAAGGCTATTTCTACCTGATCCAGAGTGATAAAATTGACAGGCATACCAATGAATATACCTTACAGATCGTAGACGAGAACCTGAATAAGGTACAGGACATTAAGTTTGAAGACACAAAGAAACTGAGTTTGCTGGAGTCAGCATACAATGGCAACAGCCTGGCATTCCTCTTCAAAAATGAGGAAGAAAAATTGTTGCAGATGAAGGTGTATGACCTGGAAGGTAAACTGAAGTTTACTTATTCCCGTCCATATACTAAAAAGACGGATGCCCTGATGACCCAGTATGAAACCCTGCATACAGATGAGGGGATGAACCAGACTGTGTTTAACCTGGGCGATAAGGGATTCATTTCTGTATTGCCTTTAAGAGATGGCAGAGAGGTGACTTACGAAGTAGATATGTATTCATCTGAAAAGAAAAAGCAATGGACATATATTCCGGACGGTGATGACCAGAAGTATGCAAATGCAGAATACCTGGGCGCTACAGATAGCCTGGTGATCCTGGAAGTGATCAGGAAAAACAGGAGAATGAGTGGTAGTGGTACGGCTCACCTGGTAGGTATCAATCCCATGACAAAGAAGAAAGTATTCGACATTGATGATGAGAAAGATAAATGGACATTTGTGCCATCCAGCGTACTGCCTGTAGCAGGGAGTGGCAAATTCATTGCAATGGGTAACTACTATGATAAGGATGCAAATATTGCAAAGGATGCCAGCAAGGGGCTTGCTATTTACGAGATTGACAACAATGGTAATATCCTGAACAAGACTTACAACAGCTGGGCGGTAGACATTGCGAAACATCTGCCTACGAATACAAAGGGTAAGATCGACAATATTGGTTACCTGTATATTCATAAGATGATTCCTGGTGCAAATGGTAAAATCTTTATAGTAGGTGAAGGTTACAAGAAACAGGCAAGTGCTGGTGGTATTGCTTTAACTGCATTGAATGCGGCAGCTGGTTCTTATCGCAATGCCGGTGTAACCAAGGTGGTAGTTACTGACCTGGTGGTAATGGAATTTGATGGTGCGTATAAGATGAAGGATGCAAAGATCTATGACAAGACCAATAATACAGTAGTGGGCGGACCTATGAGTGATTATGTAAGTCAGCATGCATTGGCTATGTATATCAAAATGATCGGTGCTTTTGATTATGAGTTTACAACTGGTAATCCTGACGATAATAATTTTGCGATCTGTTTTAGTGATTGGGAAAGGTCATCCAGTTATAAGGGGCAGACTTTCAATTCAATCCGTTATAACGGTACGAAATTTACACAGGATAAAATTGAACTGAAATCCAAGGCAAGCAGGATGAGGGTATTGCCGGCTAAATCCGGATCTGTGATGATCATTGAATATTTTAAGAAGGATAAGAAACTTGAGTGCAGGCTGGAGAAACTGGGATAAGTTAGGATAGCGAATTTATAAGGTAAAGGCTGGTCTTATTATAAGGCCGGCCTTTTTTTCGGGAAGCGCTGGCGAAATTGAGGGCTGTCCCGGGGGAAAAGATGCAGGGAACCTTGTTTGTAATGAGAAAGATAAGTTTTATGAATGCATTAATGAACGAGGAAGGCAGTATATTATCCTTTAACTTTTTTGAGCACCTGATCCAGGCGATGGGGGAGTTCTCCGTTTACTTCAATCACATCGATGCCCAGGTCATAGATCCAATTTTCAACGATGTCATTGACTTTGGTTCTGAGTTTGGGTAAATCTGATTTTTGGCAGGAGATGATGTCGGGGTTTTCAATGGGAACGAATACGAGCAGGTCTATATCAGAAAGGATGATCCGGGCGGTTTCGAATAGTGATGCGATATTTTTATTTGGTTCGAGTGCATGGATGTAGGCTAAAATGTCAATTGGACACCGGTCAAATATAGTATTGTTCCCGCTTTGTTGAATTTGCTGAACCGAGTGTTCAAATTGTTTAATAAAGTCGTCTGTACCTGGTATTTCTGAGAAAATATGGCCGGATTCTTCGAGCTCATAATAGGGTTCTTTATGGAGTTTATACCCGGGGAGCTGGGTGAGGAGGTCTTCTGCTAACGTGGTTTTTCCTACTTTGTGGGCACCTGATAAGGCTATTTTCATAGGGTGCAATATAAAAAAAAGGTTGTATTAAAAGTAATTGAATAAATTGCGAATTCTATACTTCTAATACAACCTTTTTTCATTTAGTAAGATGGATTCTGCTGGGTCGCTAAGGTTGAGTTAGCCTTTATTTCAGTATAAGGGATGGGTCCAATCCTTCTATAATCAGCATAAGGAACAGAAAGGTAATTGCTGGAAATAGACAATCCTCCCTGGTTTACTCTTCTTGTTATAGTCAATCCCAACCTGTTCAGATCGGAGAAACGGTTCCCTTCGAAAGCCAATTCTTTACGTCTTTCTTCGATGATGGTATCGATCAGTGTCTGACCGCTCAGAGCATAGGCTGCCAGGCTATTATCCCTGGTCTGTGCCAGTGTATTCAGGTACGTTAATGCTACGCTGGTTTGTTCCAGGCGGGCTGCTGATTCAGCTGCAATGAGGTATACCTCTGCCAGGCGGATCACTTTGATATTATCTCTGTCTGTATTGGCGCCATTTGGATATTTGTTCACCACATGTGTGGCTTTCCCAACTTTTGTAGCACCATCCAGCAGCAGTGTACGTCTTACATCTGTTGCGGAATAGGTACGGTAGAAAGTAGAATCGCAATAGATGTCATTGTAGCCATTTACATACATACGGCCCAGGTCACTGGCTCCGTTGTTATCGGTAGCATCTGCATCTACTTCGAACAGCACTTCCACCTGGTCAGATTTAGCGGCTGCATTGGCCCAGAAGGAGGCATAGGCAGCAGGAGTACCAGCCAGGGTAAAACCTGAATTATCAATTACATCCTTTGCAGCGGACAATGCTTTATCATATTGCCTGGAGTAAAAATAAGCTTTGGCTAAGAGGGCCTCTACTGCATATTTACTGATAGTGATAGAACTGGAATATTCTCTAACGCTGGAGAGGGATGTCTGGAAATCGCTGATGATCTGGTTATAAACCTGGCCAATTGTGCTTCTTCCCGGTTTGTTGGCAGGGTTATCTTCCAGTACGATAGGTACGCCATAGCCGGTAGTATCATCGTAGTTACGGGCATAGATATTTACCAGGTTAAAATACACCAGGCCCCTGATCGCATGTGCCTCAGCTTTAAGTGCGTCAATGGCTGTCTGATCGCCGCTTGCAGTTGCATTGATAATGTTATTTGCACGCAGGATAGTGGTATATGAATTATTCCAGATAGCAGAATAATAGCCATCATCATTAATAAAGGTGTACTGGTAGGTGGTCAGGAATCTACCTGTATTACCGGTTTGCACAAAGGAGTTATCTGCCAGCAGATCGCCCATAATTGGTAAGTCGGCGCCGTAGATCCCCAGTGCTCTGAGTTCAGCATAAGCACCATTTAAAGCGCTCTGCATGGAACTTTTATCAGTGATGGCAGTAGAAGACGATACTGCGTCTTCCGGCAGTTTTTCAATGAAATCCTTGGAACAGGAAGCGAATAACGCTGATACTGCTATAAGTTGTATTGCAAATTTGAATTTAAATATTTTCATGATGATGCTCATTTTTCAATGATGAATAAATGCTGTTAGAACCCGATTTTCACGCCACCTAACACTGTCTTAACTGCAGGAGCATTGAAGCTGGCTGTATTCTTAATACCTTGTTCAGGATCGAATGGCAGGTACTTGTCAGTTCCAAATGTCCAGATGTTGTTTGCACTCACGTATACAGCAGCACTTGCCACTCTGAGCTTGCTTAACAGGGAGGAAGGAAGGGTGTAAGTGAACTGCACATTTCTTAAGCGGAAATAGTCTCCTTTATACAGGTACCTTGTAGAGGACGCATAAGAAGAGGTTGAGTTGGATGTAGACGCCTTTGGTACAATGGTATTGGTATGTTCCGGCGTCCATGCCTGCAATTGCAGGTTGGTTTGGTTTTCAGAACCGTAATAAGCACCATCACTATTATAATAAGTAGCATAGCCATCATACAGGTAGTTCCCGAGACTGTAGGTGAGTGTACCTGAGAGAGAGAATGCCTTGTAGGTAAATGTATTTGAGAAGCCACCGAACCATTTTGGTGAAGCAGATTTCCCGGTAAAGTCTTTGGTAACTTTTGAGACTGTACTGGTAGTTGCAGTATCCGCACCGTTTGTATACCACAGAGGGTTACCGTTTGCCTGGTCAACACCTTTCCAGTTTCTCATATAATATTCCTGTACATCATGACCTTCAGCAATCATGAATACACCGCTGGCAATTGGGCTGCCTCCGTAGAGTTTATTTACCCTGTTGTGGTTGTTCGCAATGTTGAAGGATACGTTCCAGGTAAAGTCTTTTGTTTTTACTGGTATAGCAGAGATGCTGAACTCGATCCCATGGTTTGACATAGCACCAACGTTCATCAGTTCACCGCCACTATAACCGGTAGTGTAGGAGAGGGGAACGGTTACCAGCAAATTATCAGTGCTTCTGTGGTAATAATCGAATGTACCGGATAACCTGTTGTCGAATAATGCCCAGTCAACACCTATGTCAAAGTTTTTGTTTTTCTCCCAGGTCAGGTCGTCGTTTTTTACGTTGGTTGGAGCACTACCTACATCGCCGGCATAGTTATAGCCATAGCCGTAAGTACCGATGGCCTGATAGTTACCAAAGCCCAGGGAGTTACCGTTTTCACCGTAGGAAGCTCTTAACTTCACGAGGTTCACCCAGCTGATATTCTTCAGGAATTCTTCTTCATTGACATTCCAGGATGCGCCTACAGAGAAGAAGTTACCCCAGCGGTGATTCGCACCAAATACGGAAGATCCATCGCGACGATAGCTACCGGTGAGGACGTATTTATTTCTGAAACTTAAGATACCATTAGAGAGATAAGAACTGGTCGCGTTGTAGGCGTTACCACTTGTAAAAGATAATGGTTTAGCTGCGTTTATTGCGTTGGTCAGTTTCAGGTTCAATGGCATACCTGATGCACTGGAAGCATCATAGCTGTTGTTGAACTTATAGGATTCCTGGCCCAGTGTCAGGTCTAAAGTGAAGTCATTGTTATCGTCCAGTTTAGCATGATAGTTCAGGAGGTTGGTGAATGTCCAGTCAAAAATGCGGGTATTGTAAATATCAACTCTTCCTGGGTTTTCGGCAGCATAACCATCTCCGTAGAAAGGATTGTAATATTTGTATTCATGTAAGTAGAGGTATTCACCACTGAACCTGGATGTGAATTTCAGGTTAGGCAGGATCTTGTATTCACCGGAAACTGCGCCTCTGAAGTTAGCAGATTTGGTAGAGTTCTTATCCCATGCTGCGATGATCAGGGGGTTGAAGTTATCACCTGTAATGAGTGGGAAGTTACCGTTTCCGCCGCCGGCATCATTTTTTGATCCGTAGTTAAAGGAGCCATCCGCATTTCTTGGGGAGTACCATGGTAATGCGAAATAGATTACACCGGCAGGGTTTGCAAAATAACCACCATTGGAAGGTGTTCGCTGGTCAGCATAAGAGCCATTGATGTTGGTGCTGAAAGAGAGGCGGTCAGTTACTTTTGAGTTCAGGGAGAGTGCGCCATTGTATCTTTTGAAATAAGAAGCGATGGTAGCGCCTTCCTGGTTAAAATAACCACCGGAAGCATAGTATTGTGTTTTTTCGTTACCGCCGGATAAGCTCAGGTTATACTGGCTTTGCTTGCCGGTTTGGTAAACCTGGTCTTTCCAGATGGTGTTCACGGTAGAGTCCAGGCCATAGTCTTCGACCATGACAGTTTTTGCTTCTTCTTCGCTGGTTGCTTCACCGCCGTTGATGATTGCCTGGCTAAAGGCTTTCATATATTCCGGGGTGGTCATGGGGCGGTTGTTCTTATTCCAGTAGGCGTTAGAGTTAGCTCCCCAGTTTCCGTTGAAGTTGATCTGGCTTTTTCCTGCTTTACCTTTTTTGGTGGTTACAAGGATAACGCCGTTGGCAGCTCTTGAACCATACAGGGTGGTAGCGCTTGCATCTTTGAGCACGGTGATGCTTTCGATATCATCGGGGTTCAGGGTGCTCAGTGCATTGGCAGTAGTAGTTTGGTTGGTGAGGTCACCGGAGTTAGCGATGGCGCCGTCGATAACCCAAAGCGGGCTTGAGCTGGCGTTGATGGAACCGATACCACGTAAACGCACGTCTGTAGCGGAGCCGGGAGCACCGGAAGCGGAGGTGATTTGCAGACCTGCAACGGCGCCCTGTAATGCTTTATCAGGCGAGGTCACTGGTTTGTCAGCAATGGCGGTGCCACTTACAGAAGATAAGGAGCCTGTTACCAGTTTTTTCTGGGAGGTACCGTAAGCAACCACTACGACTTCGCCGAGTACACCTGAATTGGTTGTCAGGTGAATTTGTGGATGCTCTTCTATTTTTTGTGTGTAAGGTTCAAAGCCAAGAGATTTAACAATGATTTCGTTTGCGGTGCTATTGGCAGGGATTTCCAGGTTGAATTTCCCGTCTGCACCAACGATCGCAAATGCTTTAGTTCCTTTCAACTGGACGGTAGCGCCGGGAACTGGTTGTCCGGTGCCGTCTGTAACAGTTCCTGTGATGGTGTGTCGTTGCTGTGCCCTTGTGGGGTGAGAGGCAAGGACAGCCCCCAGCATTATGACAATAACAAGTAAGTTGGCAAAATTTTTTCGTTTGCTCATCATAAACCCTTTGAATTTTAGTTGATAATATATAGATGTACGTCGTATTGCCGGGTGCAATACGGTAGTGCTTCGATGGTTGTTACTTCATTGTTTAAATTTTAAAGCAGGGACAAATTCCCTCGGGGAGCGTTATGAGCGCCTCCTGATTTGTTTGTTGTAATTAAAACCTGGCAATAGTTTACGAATAGGAAATAAGATGCCTGGGGGCATCCCCTGTTAACATTTTTTACAAAGTTTATGGTAGTATGTTTATCTCAACTTTGCTCTTTCCTTATGGTTATTATCGCCTGAATTGGTTGATGTTGTTATTTTGTTGTTTATTGTTTTCTCTCTTAAAATAAGTTCATTATTTATTTGCTCGTTCGTCTACCTAAGTTCAATTTGAGTCGGTAACTATGGAAAGGTTATCCTGGTGGTGTTCCATAGGTTTAGATCTCGATAAAGTGGCTATGGGCCATAGTTTACGGGGAGTTCCCGTGTGTTTTTGATTTTGATATATGTGCGAATATAATATACTTATGCTAGTCTACAAAGATTGTAGTATACTATTTTTTTCCTGATAAATGAATCGGTTTCATTTGGCAGATGTCCATGGGGCGTGGGATTTACGTTTTTCTCTGTTTCGTTTCATTTGACTTCAGATGCTTGTGTTTTTGTCTTTTGTTTTGTTTTAAGAATTAGCGATTTGTTCTTTTGTTTTAAGCTGAGTGTTTTTTGGGGGGAGAGGTATTTCTTTTTTTAGGGCTTGTTTGACTTTGGATGCTTGTTATTTGTCTCCGGGTGGTGTCGTTTTTCTTTGTTTGATCACCTTCCTTTGATTTTTTCCATTTCCTGATCCTTGCCCGCGCATTTGCATAAGGGGAGGAAGTATTAAACTGGATCATCCTGCCCAGTGTCCACTTAGTATACCAGGGCGTTCCATATAGCTGTTGATTGCTTTTCCCGGCAATCAGTGAAAGTATTTCAGTAACAGTTGCGTCCAGTTTTTCAAGTAAATGCTTATAATCAGAAGCCGCGTGATCAATATAAAATTTCTGTGCCAGCTTACCCAGCTCATTCCATTTATACCCGGTTTCAGGGAAATCGACAGGTTCGCCATTGTCCATCAGCCGGTTCCATTTCAATACAAGTTCTCCCCATCCCACTAAATAAGCGACAAGGTCATGAACATTCATCAAGGATCCTTTTGTATGGCCTTCCAGTTCTTTTTTAGTGGCTTCTTTATACGTTATGGATGACAATTCTTTTAGTAAGCTGCCGTAGTTTAACCTGATGGCTTTTTCCAGTTCTGTTTTGTTAGTCGGTACTCCCATGTTTGATACTATTATTTCACTGCTTACTAATATAAGATTTGTAGACGAGGAAGCGCGTTGATAGCGTATGATCCTTATCATCAGCAATAGGGCCCCTGATCAATTATTGTTGTTTGGATTTATGCCGAAAAGCAGGCACTTTGAAGAAGGGCGTATACTTCCCGGAGCTTGACTGCTCTTAAAAAAACCGGGCCGTTTCCTTTTAAAAGATTTGATATAGGATCGATAGAATGTGTTAAATTGATGATGTATTCTGCTGGATGGGCGATTGTTTGTAGGGAGTAGTTTTAATAAATACCTTAATTTATATTGTAATGAATGCAACCTCTTATAGCTTCTCATATATTCGTACTGATAGTAAAGGTAAACCATACACGATTAGGGTTTTTGTTTCGAAGTCACAGTTAATTGAAATAGCCGATGGTATTTTAGTGACAGTTCAGGAAGTAGATGAGGAGACTGGATTTCAGAAGATTGATAACTACTATATCAGGAAGTTCGATAGTGAATATTTGATTGGCAACATAAAGAACCAAGAGTTTAATCCTATAAAAAGTGAGGTAATGGACGAGTTAAAGGAGCGGGTGTTGGAGATTTTGAGGGCAGGGGCTGAAAGCAGATAATTTGCTTTTAGTATTGGTTGAATAACGCTGAAGCCGCTGATTATAAATTGACTATGGCGTGGATATTGTCTACATTTGTTATTTGAGTTGAATCCCGTTAACCACATTTAATCAGTCGATTATGAAAGGAAC
This window of the Chitinophaga sancti genome carries:
- a CDS encoding M48 family metallopeptidase, with protein sequence MKILSALTTLCLLSMAGLAQSQIFTPVAQNEARLKNLVSKYELQYNAEIEGLPSKYKADYKEIYKSRWENIKSVFDKKEVYTSPAAQQYLDAVVSEIVKSNPVLKDYQLNCYFSRSGVPNASYIGEGIILFNMGLFQRLDNESEVAFILCHEIAHYILKHTDNSIQRHVSIMNSDAVQDELRKIKKADYGKREAVEKLTKGITFNSRRHSRDHESQADSMGVALLLNTRFNPGGATKTLAILDDIDKDTLDIEACLRKELNVPAYPFQNRWITKNTGLLGGQAKLKKDEKLEDSLKTHPDCKARIALLEPMIANAGGRQDFLVNKEVFDSLRKTFKYEIVEYAFAVDNYTYSLHYTLMLMQQYPKDPYLVTQIGRIMNACYTAQKTHTLGKFIDLPAPYQPANYNVLLQFIQNLYLEDFAGISYNYLKAHATQLNSYPGFQHELNLSTKYNLQ
- a CDS encoding DUF6770 family protein: MIRRLLTLALFVGASATNVKAQSKLTVDKVYSAYLQNSGTIIQQGQIKGYFYLIQSDKIDRHTNEYTLQIVDENLNKVQDIKFEDTKKLSLLESAYNGNSLAFLFKNEEEKLLQMKVYDLEGKLKFTYSRPYTKKTDALMTQYETLHTDEGMNQTVFNLGDKGFISVLPLRDGREVTYEVDMYSSEKKKQWTYIPDGDDQKYANAEYLGATDSLVILEVIRKNRRMSGSGTAHLVGINPMTKKKVFDIDDEKDKWTFVPSSVLPVAGSGKFIAMGNYYDKDANIAKDASKGLAIYEIDNNGNILNKTYNSWAVDIAKHLPTNTKGKIDNIGYLYIHKMIPGANGKIFIVGEGYKKQASAGGIALTALNAAAGSYRNAGVTKVVVTDLVVMEFDGAYKMKDAKIYDKTNNTVVGGPMSDYVSQHALAMYIKMIGAFDYEFTTGNPDDNNFAICFSDWERSSSYKGQTFNSIRYNGTKFTQDKIELKSKASRMRVLPAKSGSVMIIEYFKKDKKLECRLEKLG
- a CDS encoding ATP/GTP-binding protein, with the protein product MKIALSGAHKVGKTTLAEDLLTQLPGYKLHKEPYYELEESGHIFSEIPGTDDFIKQFEHSVQQIQQSGNNTIFDRCPIDILAYIHALEPNKNIASLFETARIILSDIDLLVFVPIENPDIISCQKSDLPKLRTKVNDIVENWIYDLGIDVIEVNGELPHRLDQVLKKVKG
- a CDS encoding RagB/SusD family nutrient uptake outer membrane protein, with product MKIFKFKFAIQLIAVSALFASCSKDFIEKLPEDAVSSSTAITDKSSMQSALNGAYAELRALGIYGADLPIMGDLLADNSFVQTGNTGRFLTTYQYTFINDDGYYSAIWNNSYTTILRANNIINATASGDQTAIDALKAEAHAIRGLVYFNLVNIYARNYDDTTGYGVPIVLEDNPANKPGRSTIGQVYNQIISDFQTSLSSVREYSSSITISKYAVEALLAKAYFYSRQYDKALSAAKDVIDNSGFTLAGTPAAYASFWANAAAKSDQVEVLFEVDADATDNNGASDLGRMYVNGYNDIYCDSTFYRTYSATDVRRTLLLDGATKVGKATHVVNKYPNGANTDRDNIKVIRLAEVYLIAAESAARLEQTSVALTYLNTLAQTRDNSLAAYALSGQTLIDTIIEERRKELAFEGNRFSDLNRLGLTITRRVNQGGLSISSNYLSVPYADYRRIGPIPYTEIKANSTLATQQNPSY
- a CDS encoding SusC/RagA family TonB-linked outer membrane protein, with amino-acid sequence MMSKRKNFANLLVIVIMLGAVLASHPTRAQQRHTITGTVTDGTGQPVPGATVQLKGTKAFAIVGADGKFNLEIPANSTANEIIVKSLGFEPYTQKIEEHPQIHLTTNSGVLGEVVVVAYGTSQKKLVTGSLSSVSGTAIADKPVTSPDKALQGAVAGLQITSASGAPGSATDVRLRGIGSINASSSPLWVIDGAIANSGDLTNQTTTANALSTLNPDDIESITVLKDASATTLYGSRAANGVILVTTKKGKAGKSQINFNGNWGANSNAYWNKNNRPMTTPEYMKAFSQAIINGGEATSEEEAKTVMVEDYGLDSTVNTIWKDQVYQTGKQSQYNLSLSGGNEKTQYYASGGYFNQEGATIASYFKRYNGALSLNSKVTDRLSFSTNINGSYADQRTPSNGGYFANPAGVIYFALPWYSPRNADGSFNYGSKNDAGGGNGNFPLITGDNFNPLIIAAWDKNSTKSANFRGAVSGEYKILPNLKFTSRFSGEYLYLHEYKYYNPFYGDGYAAENPGRVDIYNTRIFDWTFTNLLNYHAKLDDNNDFTLDLTLGQESYKFNNSYDASSASGMPLNLKLTNAINAAKPLSFTSGNAYNATSSYLSNGILSFRNKYVLTGSYRRDGSSVFGANHRWGNFFSVGASWNVNEEEFLKNISWVNLVKLRASYGENGNSLGFGNYQAIGTYGYGYNYAGDVGSAPTNVKNDDLTWEKNKNFDIGVDWALFDNRLSGTFDYYHRSTDNLLVTVPLSYTTGYSGGELMNVGAMSNHGIEFSISAIPVKTKDFTWNVSFNIANNHNRVNKLYGGSPIASGVFMIAEGHDVQEYYMRNWKGVDQANGNPLWYTNGADTATTSTVSKVTKDFTGKSASPKWFGGFSNTFTYKAFSLSGTLTYSLGNYLYDGYATYYNSDGAYYGSENQTNLQLQAWTPEHTNTIVPKASTSNSTSSYASSTRYLYKGDYFRLRNVQFTYTLPSSLLSKLRVASAAVYVSANNIWTFGTDKYLPFDPEQGIKNTASFNAPAVKTVLGGVKIGF
- a CDS encoding ClbS/DfsB family four-helix bundle protein; amino-acid sequence: MGVPTNKTELEKAIRLNYGSLLKELSSITYKEATKKELEGHTKGSLMNVHDLVAYLVGWGELVLKWNRLMDNGEPVDFPETGYKWNELGKLAQKFYIDHAASDYKHLLEKLDATVTEILSLIAGKSNQQLYGTPWYTKWTLGRMIQFNTSSPYANARARIRKWKKSKEGDQTKKNDTTRRQITSIQSQTSPKKRNTSPPKKHSA